GTCGACCGGGTCGGTATCGACATGCTGCCCGGCACCGGCCCCAGCACGCTGGCGGTTCCGGCCGTCACCCAGGGCCGGGACGTCACCTTCGCCATGGGCATCTGCTTCGAGGTCGCCTACGACGACGCCCTGCGCACCGGCGTCGAACAGGGAGGGCAGGCGATCATCATCCCGACGAACAACGCCTCCTTCCTCGACTCCGGTGAGGCCGCCCAGCAGCTCGCTCAGGGCCGTGTCCAGGCCGTGGTCCACGGCCGCAGCGTCATCCAGGCCTCCACCGTCGGCTACACCGCGATCATCAATCCCCGCGGTGAGGTCGAGCAGGTCACCCGGCCCTACACTCAGGCGAGCCTCGTGGCAGATGTTCCGCTGCGCAGCTCGCAGACCGTCGCCGACCGGCTCGGTGCCGCCCCCGGCATCGTCCTCCTCGCCGGTGCAGGCGCACTGGTGGGAGCCGGTATTCTGAGCCGGCTGCGCTCAGGGCGGAAGGCAGCAGCTGCGGCCGGAGATCGCCGGCGTCGTCACTGATCTCAGATAACCTCAGGGCGCCGCCACTAGCCTCGGCGCCACACGACCCCAACCTTGGAGACTGAAGTGAAGGCACTCGTCGTCATCCCCACCTACAACGAGATCGAGTCCCTGCCCACGGCACTGGACCGGGTCCGCGAGCACGCTCCTGAGGCCGACATTCTCGTCGTCGACGACGGTTCCCCCGACGGCACCGGCGACTACGCCGACACCCGTGCCGACGAGGACTCCCACATCCATGTCCTGCACCGCTCGGAGAAGAACGGGCTGGGCCCGGCCTACCTCGCCGGGTTCTCCTGGGCACTGGCCGCCGGCTACGAGCTCATCGTGGAGATGGATGCCGACGGCTCCCACCGCGCCGAGGACCTGGCCCTGCTCATTCAGCGCGCTGAGATGGCGGACGAGCCGGACCTCGTCATCGGCTCGCGGTGGGTCTCCGGCGGCGCCACCGAGGGCTGGGACGCCAAGCGCGTGGCCCTGTCCAAGGCCGGGAACCTCTACATCAACGCCATGCTGGGGCTGCGCGTCAAGGACGCCACCGCGGGCTTCCGGGTCTTCCGCGCCTCGATCCTGCGCCGCATGGACCTGGGGAAGGTCGAGGCCCTCGGCTACGGGTTCCAGGTCAACATGACCAAACTGGTTGACGAGATCGGCGGACGCATCGTGGAGATGCCGATCACCTTCTTGGAGCGGGAGGCCGGGCAGTCCAAGCTCTCGGGGGTATATTCACCGAGGAGCTGTCCCTGGTGACCCGCTGGGGTGTGGCCAAGCGCTCCGGCCAGCTGCTCGATGCGGCCAAGGTCGCCGGAAGCAGGCTGCGCGCCGCCCGCGACAAGCGCCGTCGGGCCGCCGCCGGGTACCAGCAGCAGCGTCCGACGAGCTCATCGCGGCAGAAGCGCTCCTGACGGCTTTCAGCCGCTGACCCGCTCGCGGTAGACCTCACCGCTGCGCAGCGCCTCGAGGCGCTCGTTGAGGAGAACCTCGAGCTCATCGACCTTGCGGCGCTCCAGGAGCATGTCCCAGTGGGTGCGCGGGGTCTTCTTGGGCTCGTCGGGCTCGGGCTCGTCCTCGCCGCGTCGGGCGGCGAGCTGGCCGCACTCGGGGCACTCCCAGGTGGGAGGCACCTCGGCCTCGGTGGACATCGGGATCCTGGTGACGTGCGCCATCGGGCACTCGTAGCTGACGATCATCCGCTCGGCGAACTCGACGCCGTCCTCCGACTCCATCGACTTCGCGCCAATGGTCATGCCTCGCAGTGCGCGGTCTGCCATGCTTGTGGTCTCCTTGTGGCTCGTCTCTCGTGGTGTCCCGGTTCTGATGGGCTCCCGCCGGGTTCCCCCGGCATCGACGCGATCAGGGTAATGATGATACCGGTTGGCGTCTAACGCGGTGGCGTCGATCCGTTTCAGTTAGCGCCTGTGCGGACCAGCGGGGACCGGCATACTTGGTTCCATGGCTCAGCGCATCGGCATTCTCACGGCGGGCGGCGACGCCCCGGGACTCAACGCGGCGATCCGAGGTTTCGGAAAGGCGGCGATCCAGCAGCACGGCTGGGAGCTCGTCGGCTTCCGGGACGGCATGCGCGGCCTGGCCGAGAACCGCTTCACTGAGCTCGACCCCGCTGCCCTTTCAGGGATCCTCACCACCGGCGGAACCATGCTGGGAACCAGCCGGGACAAGGTGCATCGGATGATGGTGGACGGCGAGCCCCGCGACATGGTGCCCACCATCGTGGAGAACTGCGAGAAGGACGGGATCGACGCCCTGGTCTGTCTCGGCGGGGGAGGGACCGCGAAGAACGCCAAACGCCTCATGGATGCGGGTCTCAACGTTATTCACCTGCCCAAGACCATCGACAACGACATCGTCCACACTGACTCCTCCTTCGGCTTCGCCACGGCTCTGGAGATCGCCACTCAGGCTGTGGACCGCTTGCACTCGACGGCGCACTCCCACCACCGCATCATCCTCACCGAGATCATGGGGCACCGGGCCGGCTGGCTGGCCCTGGGCGCCGGCATTGCGGGTGGGGCGGATGTCATTCTGCTGCCGGAGATTCCGTACTCGGTGGACGCGATCGCGGACAAGATTGAGCGGCGCCGCGCCCACGGGTCGTCCTTCTCCGTGGTGGCCGTGGCCGAGGGGGCGCTGTCAGTGACGGATCACGCCGAGCTGGAGCACGCCCGCGCCCTGGTCAAGGATGCTTCCAGTCCCGAGCGCAAGGCCATGGCGAAGCGGGGCGTCAAGCGCCTGGAGGCCTCCCACCGTGCCAACACCTTCACCCTGGCCGAGCAGCTGGAGAGCCTGACCGGACTGGAGGCGCGCGTGTCCATCCTGGGATACGTCCAGCGTGGTGGTTCGCCCTGCGGAGCGGATCGTCTCCTGGGCACGCGTCTGGGCGTGGCCGGAGCCAACGCGATTGCGGAGGGCCACTTCGGAGTCATGGTCGCCGACCGTGGTCACGGCACGGAGCTGGTACCGCTCAAGGAGGTGGCCGGCCACACCAAGTTCGTTCCGGCCGACCATGAGTGGATCCAGGCCGCACGTGCCGTGGGGACCGCGCTGGGGGACTGAAGCCCCGACGAAGAACCGGGCCTCAGCCGGCCAGGAGCGGCCCCGGAGTCCAGGCGATCTCTCCTGGACCTACACCGGTGGGCGCGTCACCGGAGACGATGACGTCTGCGCGCCGCCAGGGACGGTCCTTGGCGAAGAAGAGGCGCTCGCCGGCCATCCACCAGTGCCAGAAACGCACCGACTCCTCGGCGTCGCCGTTGACTCCCTCAGCGATGTCCCGCTTGATGCCGCGGCGTTCGGCCACGTCGTCGCCGGTCTGGACCCATACGTGCGCGTCGATGAGGCTGCGCACTGCGGCCAGGCCCGCCCCGGTCCCTTCGACGAGGACCAGGGGAGAGCCGGCTGGGATCCGGATGGAGCCCTCGCGGCCGTGCTCGCGCCACTTGTCCGGGACCAGGTCGAGGCTGCCGACCCGACGCAGTTGAGTCAGGGTGTCGACGTACAGCTGGTCCCAGTCGTAGAGCGGCTCGTTCCAGATGAGGTCGTCCAGGTGGAAGGCTTGCGCGCCGGGGACGGCTGCGGCCAGCGCCGTGGTGAGTGTGGTCTTGCCCGATCCGCCCCTCCCGTCGACGGCGATGATCGCCGGCCGTCCCTGGGGCGTGCCGACCAGGTTAAGCAGGTGCGCAACGAGCTCATCGGTGGCACTGACCTGCCACTGGGTGACGGCGGGTTCCTCGGGCTGGAGCTGGATGGCCTGGTCGGTGTTGACCCGTCGGAGGCTGTCAGAGGGCTCGTTCTGGTTCTCGCACACGGTGGGTCCTTTCATGCAACGGCTCATGAGGGTCAGGTCGAGGATCTGACCATGTTTCTCGCCGGCCTGCGGGACAGTGCCGACAGTGGTGAAACCATAGCGCTCGTGCAGGCGCACCGAGGTCGCGTGACCCGCCTCGATGAGAGCGATCATCGTGCGGTCCCCGGCCCGCCGTGAGGCCTCGATGAGGGCGGCGAGGAGCCTGGCACCAAGACCTTTGCCTTGTGCCGCAGGGCTCAGGTAGATCGAGTCCTCAACGGTGCGGGCGTAGCCCTCGTAGGAGTGCCAGGGGCCGGCCACCGCGAAGCCAACGACGTCGTGCGGCTCACCGCTGACGTGGGCGACGAGAGCGGTTCCGCGCTGCACCATGGGCGCCAGCCAGGCCTCGGCCCCGGCGTGGTCCTGCTCAATGCTGGTCCAGATGGCCAGGGACTCCCGCACGGCGGCGTTACGGATCCGGCGGATCGCGGGAGAGTCAGCCATCGTCGCCGGGCGGATCCGATAGGTACATGCCGCCTCGGCACGTCCATCACCCTGCGCCTCACTCGGGGGCATCGTCGTTCACCTCCTCGACATACTGGGCAAGGTACTTCCCCGTCAGCGTGCTTCGTTCCGCCGCCATCTGGGCCGGAGTTCCGGTGAACACGACGCGGCCGCCGTCGTGGCCCGCTCCGGGGCCGAGGTCGATGATCCAGTCGGCGTGCACCATCACGGACTGATGGTGCTCAATGACGACGACGGTGCGGCCGCTATCTACGAGGTGATCCAGGAGCGTCAGCATGGCCTCGATGTCGGCCGGGTGCAGTCCGACAGTCGGCTCATCGAGCACGATGATGCGGCCTTCCTGGCTCAGGTGGACGGCGAGCTTGAGCCGCTGACGCTCACCACCGGACAAGGTGGTCAGGGCCTGGCCGAGGTGGAGGTAGCCGAGCCCCACATCCTTCAGCCGTGACAGGATTCTGGCTGCCGCGGGGAGACGAGCCCCGCCCTGGGAGAAGAAGGCCAGCGCCGCCTCGACGCTCATGTCCAGGACATCGGCGATGCTGTATCCGGCGAGGCGATAGGCGAGCACCTCGTCCCTGAAACGCCGACCGTCACAGGCCTGGCATCGGGACTCCACGGTCTCCATGAAGCCCAGCTGCGTCTCAATGACACCCGTTCCGCCGCACACCGGACAGGCCCCGTCGGAGTTCGCCGAGAAATGCGCGGGTTTCGCACCTTGGTCCTTATTGGCTTTGGCGAAGGCCTTGCGAACAGGGTCGAGCAGTCCGGTATAGGTGGCGGGATTCGAGCGCCTGGAGCCTTTGATCGGTGCCTGGTCGATCGTCACCACGCCATCAATGGGGGAGAGGTGACCATGGATGAGGCTCGACTTGCCAGATCCGGCCACTCCAGTGATGACGCTGAGAACTCCCAGGGGAATATCGACATCGACGTCGTGAAGATTGTTCGTGCTGGCGCCGCGAATCTCGATTCTTCCCGTGGGGGAGCGGTGGCTGTTCTTGATTCGCATCCGGTCCGCTAGGTGGCGTCCGGTAAGAGTGTCGGAGCCGCGCAACTGCTCGACCGTTCCTTCGAAGCAGATCCGGCCTCCTCGGGTTCCCGCTCCCGGCCCCAGGTCCACCACGTGGTCGGCTATCGAGATGGTCTCGGGTTTGTGCTCGATGACGAGCACAGTGTTTCCTTTGTCCCGTAGCGACAGCAGCAGCTCATTCATCTGGTGGAGGTCGTGCGGGTGCAGACCGATGCTGGGCTCATCGAAGACGTAGGTGACATCGGTGAGGGCCGAGCCCAGGTGGCGCACGAGCTTGGTGCGCTGAGCCTCACCGCCCGAGAGGGTCGAGGCCGGGCGGTCCAGTGACAGATAGCCCAGCCCGATGAGCACGAAGGCGTCCAGCATGTCCTTCAGATTATCCAGCAGGGGAGCGGCACCGGTCAGAATCCCTTGAAGACGAGTGATCCACTGCGCCAGATCCGAGATCTGCATGGCGCAGGCATCAGCAATGGATTTACCGTCGATCAAACAACTGCGGGCGGGTTCGGACAGGCGGGTTCCATGACACTGCGGGCAGGTTCCGAACACGACGGCCCGTTCCACGAAGGAGCGAATATGAGGCTGCAGTGCCTGTGTTTCCTTGGACAGGATCGACCGTCGAATTCTCAGAACGAGCCCCTCATAGGTCACATTGATGCCGCCGACCTTGATCTTCGTGGGCTCCTTGTAGAGCAGATCGTCTCGCTGCTGGGGCGTGAAGGCGGCTACCGGAACATCTGCCGGAAAAAGACCGGATTCAGTAAAGCTGCGCACCTGCCAGCCACCGGTTGCGTATCCTGGGACGGTGATGGCGCCGTCATTCAAGGAGAGCGTCTCATCGAGCACTTGCGTCAGATCGATGTCTGAGACCTGACCCATGCCTTCACAAGCCGGGCACATCCCGCCCTGGATGGTGAATGTCTTGCGCTCGACAATCTTGCGGCTGCCACGCTGCGTGGTGAGCGCACCACCACCGGTGACGGACGGGACGTTGAAGGCGAAGGCTTGAGGTGAGCCGATATGTGGCACGCCGTGCGTCGAGTACAGAACCCTCAGGAGAGCTCCGACGTCGCTGACGGTGCCGAGGGTTGAGCGCGGGTTGGATCCCAGGCGTTCCTGGTCCACGACGATCGCCGGCGTCAGTCCTTCCAGACGGTCGACGTCGGGACGTGTGCCAGTCTCCATGAAGCCCTGCACGAAAGCCGGGTAGGTCTCATTGACCAGACGGCGCGACTCGGCGGCGATCGTGGCGAAAACGAGCGAGCTCTTGCCCGAGCCCGATACGCCGGTGAAGACCGTCAGCCTGCGCTTGGGGATGACGACGTCGACACTGCGCAAGTTGTTCTCACGAGCCCCGACGACACGGATGACGTCATGCGCATCGGCGGGGTTGTCTCCAGCAGCCCTTCCAGTCACACGCACCATTGTGCCGGACTGCCAGACGTCGCCGACGACCGGATGTCCCGGACCCGATGCCGCGCACAGCGCTCCTGAGAACAAGCCCCACTTACCGAACGCCGATAATGCACATTATGTCATTCTTGCAGGAGCGACACTCTCCCGCGACACGCGGTAGGAACTGGGCGGCGTCCTGCCTGGTCGCCACCCCTAAGGCGAGCGCTACCCCTGAACCCTCGACCTTGCGAACCTCTCGCGGCATGTAGCCTTCACGGAGTGCGCCAGCCGGCCCGCTGCCGACTATCCCTCAGGGAGCCCCATGTTCCTCGCGCTGCGCGAGATCCGCCACGAACCCGTGCGCTTCACGCTCATCATCTCCGTCATCACCCTGGTGGCCTACCTCACATTTTTCTTGGCCTCCTTGGCTGTGGGCCTCGCCCACCGCTACCGCGCCGGCATCGACGGCTGGAACACCGCCAGCGTCGCCGTCACGGACGCCTCCAACGAGAACCTCTCCGCCTCCCGTCTGAGCGACAAGCAGCTGGAAGCGGCCACGGCCCTGGCCAAGGACAACGGAACCACAGCCTCTGCCCTGATGAGCACGGCCGCTGTTGCCCAGGCGCCAGACGTCAATGACGAGGACGGCGAGGCGCTGCGTGAGGATGTCTTCGCTTTCGGAATCGATCTGGACGGACAGCTCAGTCCGCCTGTGGCCGACGGGCGGACGATCTCCGCCCCCGATAGCGAGGTCCTCGTCGACGACTCGCTGAAGGCCAAGGGACTCGCGGTTGGTGACACGATTCGACTGCTGGGCTCTGACCACGACTGGACCGTTGTCGGATTCACCCATGACACCACCTTCCAGGCGGCTCCCGTGGTGACCATGGACAGCCGGGCCTTGCGCCAGCACGGCCCCACCAGCCTGTCCCCAGCCGTCTCCGCCGTCGTCTTCAACTCCGACCTGACCACCGACAGCAAGGCCACGCAGTCCGCCAAGGACGCAGGACTGACGATCCTCACCACCGAGGAACTCGTTCGCACGCTCCCCGGCTACTCGGCCCAGGTACTCACCTTCAGCCTCATGATCGGCTCACTCATCATCATCACCTCCACGGTTCTGGGCATCTTCATCTACGTGCTGACGCTGCAGAAGAGACCGGTCCTGGGCATCCTCAAAGCCCGCGGCGTCCCCACCGGCTACCTCATCCGCTCCGGATGCGCCCAGACCCTCGTGCTGTCGGTAGCCGGCATCGGCATCGGCCTGCTTCTGACGATGGCGACGTCCCTGGTCCTCCCCCGCGCCGTGCCTTTCAGGATTTCCGCTCCCCTGGACCTGCTCATCGTCACGGCATTCATCGCCATCTCCGTCATCGGAGGCTTCATCTCCGTCCGGGTCATCTCCCGCATCGATCCCGTGGAGGCCATCTCATGACCGCATCAGCAGCAGCAAGTGGAGCGGCAACCCCGGTCATGTCCCTGGAGTCGGTGACCCGCGACTACCGTCAGGGAGATGAGACCGTTCACGCCCTGCGCAGCACGGACCTCGAGCTGCGCGCTGGTGAGCTGGTGGGGATCCTGGGCCCCTCAGGATCAGGGAAGTCCACGCTCCTGACCATCATGGGCGGCCTGCGCACTCCCTCGAGTGGCCGCGTGACGATCTCCGGTCAGCCCTTCTCCAGCCTGCCAGAGAAACAGCGGGCCAGGCTCCGACTTCGGCGCATCGGCTTCGTCCTCCAGGCCTCGGGGCTGGTTCCCTTCCTCAGGCTCAACGACCAGTTCAGCCTGCACGACCGAGCGGCACGAACGCAGGGCGACACCGACCGACGGGACCATCTGCTGGACTCACTCGGCATCACGAAGCGCGCCCACGCCTACCCCTCGGAGCTCTCCGGGGGCGAGCGTCAGCGCGCCGCCATCGCGGTGGCGCTCTACCACGACCCGGACATCATCCTGGCCGATGAGCCCACCGCCTCCCTGGACACCCGACGGGCTCAGGACGTCGCTCGTCTGCTTGCGGACCAGACCCACGAGCTGGGCAAGGCCACGGTGATGGTCACTCATGACGAGCGGCTGCTTCCCGTATGCGACCGGGTCCTGGCGATGCACGACGGTGTCCTGACCGAACAGGACGCACCCAAGGACAGCGAGCGCCAGAGCGGTTCACGCGATGACCGCTGAGCAGCGCTGGCTCCTCCCCGCATGGAGAACTACAGTCGGTAGCCGTGTCCACGATCCCGCACTCCGACCACTTCCCCACTGCTGTCTTCCTCGGTGACTCCATCACCACCGGTTGGCGAGCCCTGAGCCATCCTCGTAATCGCTGGACCTCGCTCGTGTGTGAGCATCAGCGGTGGCGGGAAGTGAACCTGGCGGCGGACGGCCTGGGCTTCTTCGCACGACGTGGGGGCCACCTGCCCGGCGGGCAGCGCTCGCCGTCGTGCCGCGACACGACCTGGCTGGAAGCGGTACTGCGTTGCGAGCCCGACATCGTCACGATCAGCCTGGGCCTGAACGACGCCGCCTTCCTCCCCTCTCAGCGTGAGCTGGTCGAGCAGGCGATCGACCATGACCTCACCTTCATCTCCACACGCCTGCGGGGCGCGCCGGTCATCATCGCCCCCTACTTCCCCTCCCTGGAGGTCGGTCCGCGTTTCCAGGCCATCCGCCGTCTCGTGCACGAGAAGGCCACGTCCCTGGGTCTGACCTCGACCGATGCCTTGAGCACGACCATCAACGGTGACGAGGACCGCCTGGCCATCGACCAGATCCACCCCGACGACGCCGGACACGCCCGGATGGCTCGCGCCATGATCTCCTTCTACACCGAGATCCTGCCCAGCGCGTAACACTTCCACCCACGTTTACGCAGGTCAGTTGGGTAATGACTCCCTCGAGGCATATGCTTGGCAGCAGATCGCACTCACCGTGACCGACTGAAGGAGCTCGAGGACCCTCGTGGAGTCACACCGCGAACCCACACTGGCCGATGTCGCCCAGGCTGCAGGCGTCTCGCTGACGACAGTCTCCCGCGTACTCAACAACCGCGGCTACCTCTCCCAAGAGACACGGGAGCGGGTGGCTGAGGCGATCGCTCAGCTCAACTACCGCCCCAATCAGATCGCCCGAGCACTGCACGGAAAGTCCACGCATTCAATCGGGCTGATCGTCCCCACCGTTGCCCTGCCTTTCTTCGGCGAGCTGACCGAGCATGTCGAGGACTTCCTCGCAGAGCGCGGCTACCGGACCTTCGTCTGCAACTCGATGGGCAAGGCGGATCGGGAGCGCGAGTACCTCGACCTGCTCGTCTCCCACCGGGTCGATGGCATCATCTCCAGCGCCCACAATGACGGCCTGGCCGACTACAGCTCGATTCACCTGCCCCTGGTCAGTGTGGATCGGGACCTCTCCCCCATCGTCCCCAATGTCCGCTGCGACAACGAGGCCGGCGGTCGACTCGCCGCCGAGCACCTGCTCACACGGGGGGCGCGCCGTCCGGCCCTGCTAACGTCTCGCACCGGAATCCACAACCTGAGGGAGAAGGGGTACCGCCAAGTGCTCCAGCAGGCGGGCATCGAGCCGGTGGTCCTGACCGTCGACTTCAACACACCCAACAGTGAGCGCCCCCGTCTCATCCGCGAACGGCTCGACCTCGTGGCCGACGACATTGACGCGGTCTTCGCGACCGACGATCTGGCTGCCGCGCAGGTGATCGAGTGGGCGGCCCAGCGCGACCTGCGGATTCCGGACGACTTCAAGGTGATCGGCTTCGACGGAACGGTCGCCATGCAGCACGCGCTGCCGGCGCTGACCACGATCCAGCAACCCATCACCAAGCTGGCACGGGCGGCAGTCGACCTGCTCCTGAAGCGGATCGACTCGGCCACCGCTGTCTCCGCGCAGAGCACGCAGTCGGGTGGTCCCGGGGTGGAGGACCTGCAGGTCCCCTCCCCCATGCCGGTGAAGCTGCTGCCCGGCCGCACCACCTAGTGATCCGCTGACGATGCTCGTGGGCCCCGGCCTGCATGGTCGGGGCCCACGAGCATCCGAATCACGGACGATCCTTGACTGGATCAGGCTTTGGCCTGAGCGGCGTCGGCCTGAACATCCGTCTTGTCGGCACCGCAGTCATCGGCCTTGCGCACGACGTCGAAGAGCGCATCGCCTCGG
This region of Actinomyces oris genomic DNA includes:
- a CDS encoding RNA polymerase-binding protein RbpA, which encodes MADRALRGMTIGAKSMESEDGVEFAERMIVSYECPMAHVTRIPMSTEAEVPPTWECPECGQLAARRGEDEPEPDEPKKTPRTHWDMLLERRKVDELEVLLNERLEALRSGEVYRERVSG
- a CDS encoding 6-phosphofructokinase; protein product: MAQRIGILTAGGDAPGLNAAIRGFGKAAIQQHGWELVGFRDGMRGLAENRFTELDPAALSGILTTGGTMLGTSRDKVHRMMVDGEPRDMVPTIVENCEKDGIDALVCLGGGGTAKNAKRLMDAGLNVIHLPKTIDNDIVHTDSSFGFATALEIATQAVDRLHSTAHSHHRIILTEIMGHRAGWLALGAGIAGGADVILLPEIPYSVDAIADKIERRRAHGSSFSVVAVAEGALSVTDHAELEHARALVKDASSPERKAMAKRGVKRLEASHRANTFTLAEQLESLTGLEARVSILGYVQRGGSPCGADRLLGTRLGVAGANAIAEGHFGVMVADRGHGTELVPLKEVAGHTKFVPADHEWIQAARAVGTALGD
- a CDS encoding GNAT family N-acetyltransferase, producing the protein MPPSEAQGDGRAEAACTYRIRPATMADSPAIRRIRNAAVRESLAIWTSIEQDHAGAEAWLAPMVQRGTALVAHVSGEPHDVVGFAVAGPWHSYEGYARTVEDSIYLSPAAQGKGLGARLLAALIEASRRAGDRTMIALIEAGHATSVRLHERYGFTTVGTVPQAGEKHGQILDLTLMSRCMKGPTVCENQNEPSDSLRRVNTDQAIQLQPEEPAVTQWQVSATDELVAHLLNLVGTPQGRPAIIAVDGRGGSGKTTLTTALAAAVPGAQAFHLDDLIWNEPLYDWDQLYVDTLTQLRRVGSLDLVPDKWREHGREGSIRIPAGSPLVLVEGTGAGLAAVRSLIDAHVWVQTGDDVAERRGIKRDIAEGVNGDAEESVRFWHWWMAGERLFFAKDRPWRRADVIVSGDAPTGVGPGEIAWTPGPLLAG
- a CDS encoding ATP-binding cassette domain-containing protein, which produces MTGRAAGDNPADAHDVIRVVGARENNLRSVDVVIPKRRLTVFTGVSGSGKSSLVFATIAAESRRLVNETYPAFVQGFMETGTRPDVDRLEGLTPAIVVDQERLGSNPRSTLGTVSDVGALLRVLYSTHGVPHIGSPQAFAFNVPSVTGGGALTTQRGSRKIVERKTFTIQGGMCPACEGMGQVSDIDLTQVLDETLSLNDGAITVPGYATGGWQVRSFTESGLFPADVPVAAFTPQQRDDLLYKEPTKIKVGGINVTYEGLVLRIRRSILSKETQALQPHIRSFVERAVVFGTCPQCHGTRLSEPARSCLIDGKSIADACAMQISDLAQWITRLQGILTGAAPLLDNLKDMLDAFVLIGLGYLSLDRPASTLSGGEAQRTKLVRHLGSALTDVTYVFDEPSIGLHPHDLHQMNELLLSLRDKGNTVLVIEHKPETISIADHVVDLGPGAGTRGGRICFEGTVEQLRGSDTLTGRHLADRMRIKNSHRSPTGRIEIRGASTNNLHDVDVDIPLGVLSVITGVAGSGKSSLIHGHLSPIDGVVTIDQAPIKGSRRSNPATYTGLLDPVRKAFAKANKDQGAKPAHFSANSDGACPVCGGTGVIETQLGFMETVESRCQACDGRRFRDEVLAYRLAGYSIADVLDMSVEAALAFFSQGGARLPAAARILSRLKDVGLGYLHLGQALTTLSGGERQRLKLAVHLSQEGRIIVLDEPTVGLHPADIEAMLTLLDHLVDSGRTVVVIEHHQSVMVHADWIIDLGPGAGHDGGRVVFTGTPAQMAAERSTLTGKYLAQYVEEVNDDAPE
- a CDS encoding ABC transporter permease produces the protein MFLALREIRHEPVRFTLIISVITLVAYLTFFLASLAVGLAHRYRAGIDGWNTASVAVTDASNENLSASRLSDKQLEAATALAKDNGTTASALMSTAAVAQAPDVNDEDGEALREDVFAFGIDLDGQLSPPVADGRTISAPDSEVLVDDSLKAKGLAVGDTIRLLGSDHDWTVVGFTHDTTFQAAPVVTMDSRALRQHGPTSLSPAVSAVVFNSDLTTDSKATQSAKDAGLTILTTEELVRTLPGYSAQVLTFSLMIGSLIIITSTVLGIFIYVLTLQKRPVLGILKARGVPTGYLIRSGCAQTLVLSVAGIGIGLLLTMATSLVLPRAVPFRISAPLDLLIVTAFIAISVIGGFISVRVISRIDPVEAIS
- a CDS encoding ABC transporter ATP-binding protein; translated protein: MTASAAASGAATPVMSLESVTRDYRQGDETVHALRSTDLELRAGELVGILGPSGSGKSTLLTIMGGLRTPSSGRVTISGQPFSSLPEKQRARLRLRRIGFVLQASGLVPFLRLNDQFSLHDRAARTQGDTDRRDHLLDSLGITKRAHAYPSELSGGERQRAAIAVALYHDPDIILADEPTASLDTRRAQDVARLLADQTHELGKATVMVTHDERLLPVCDRVLAMHDGVLTEQDAPKDSERQSGSRDDR
- a CDS encoding SGNH/GDSL hydrolase family protein, translated to MSTIPHSDHFPTAVFLGDSITTGWRALSHPRNRWTSLVCEHQRWREVNLAADGLGFFARRGGHLPGGQRSPSCRDTTWLEAVLRCEPDIVTISLGLNDAAFLPSQRELVEQAIDHDLTFISTRLRGAPVIIAPYFPSLEVGPRFQAIRRLVHEKATSLGLTSTDALSTTINGDEDRLAIDQIHPDDAGHARMARAMISFYTEILPSA
- a CDS encoding LacI family DNA-binding transcriptional regulator yields the protein MESHREPTLADVAQAAGVSLTTVSRVLNNRGYLSQETRERVAEAIAQLNYRPNQIARALHGKSTHSIGLIVPTVALPFFGELTEHVEDFLAERGYRTFVCNSMGKADREREYLDLLVSHRVDGIISSAHNDGLADYSSIHLPLVSVDRDLSPIVPNVRCDNEAGGRLAAEHLLTRGARRPALLTSRTGIHNLREKGYRQVLQQAGIEPVVLTVDFNTPNSERPRLIRERLDLVADDIDAVFATDDLAAAQVIEWAAQRDLRIPDDFKVIGFDGTVAMQHALPALTTIQQPITKLARAAVDLLLKRIDSATAVSAQSTQSGGPGVEDLQVPSPMPVKLLPGRTT